Proteins encoded within one genomic window of Streptomyces profundus:
- a CDS encoding DUF4097 family beta strand repeat-containing protein: MPSFDTPEPIATVAHVEAGSIQFTADDRVDTRVEVRPRDPRRDQDVRAADQTEVTYAGGVLTIRTPKANFIGRTGTVDVTVELPTGSQVEMTGAWAQVLGEGRLGEVRLKTSSGDVRLDAAGPVRLTASHGSITVDRVEGMAEISTNTGNLRIGLVDGPAVLKNSHGTTTVGTVTGELRVRGANGGIDVAHAGASVAGTTTNGHLRVADVARGAVRLETSNGSIEIGIREGTAAWLDVSSKRGQVRNTLATAEAPDRTEETVEVRARTNWGNIDVRRARV, encoded by the coding sequence ATGCCTTCTTTCGACACCCCCGAACCGATCGCGACCGTGGCGCATGTGGAGGCCGGTTCGATCCAGTTCACCGCGGACGACCGCGTCGACACCCGCGTCGAGGTGCGGCCCCGCGACCCCAGAAGGGACCAGGACGTCCGGGCGGCCGACCAGACCGAGGTCACCTACGCCGGCGGGGTGCTGACCATCAGGACGCCCAAGGCGAACTTCATCGGGCGCACCGGCACGGTGGACGTCACGGTGGAACTGCCCACGGGCTCGCAGGTCGAGATGACCGGGGCCTGGGCCCAGGTGCTCGGCGAGGGGCGGCTCGGCGAGGTCCGGCTGAAGACCTCGTCCGGTGATGTCCGTCTCGACGCCGCCGGGCCGGTGCGCCTCACCGCATCGCACGGCTCGATCACCGTGGACCGGGTCGAGGGCATGGCCGAGATCAGCACCAACACGGGGAACCTGCGTATCGGCCTGGTGGACGGCCCCGCCGTCCTGAAGAACTCGCACGGCACCACGACCGTCGGCACCGTGACCGGCGAACTGCGGGTGAGGGGTGCCAACGGTGGCATCGATGTCGCGCACGCCGGCGCGTCGGTCGCCGGCACCACCACCAACGGTCACCTTCGGGTCGCCGATGTCGCGCGCGGCGCCGTCCGGTTGGAGACCTCCAACGGCTCCATCGAGATCGGCATCCGCGAGGGCACCGCCGCCTGGCTCGACGTCAGCTCCAAGCGCGGCCAGGTCCGCAACACGCTCGCCACGGCCGAGGCCCCGGATCGGACGGAGGAGACGGTCGAGGTCCGCGCACGGACCAACTGGGGCAACATCGACGTCCGCCGCGCCCGGGTCTGA
- a CDS encoding ATP-binding cassette domain-containing protein, with the protein MPSSVMPTSSQTSVAADPPLAVLADGLRKSYGDKLVLDGIDLRLPAGSVFALLGPNGAGKTTVVKILSTLISPDGGQARVAGHDLATAPGAVRATIGVTGQFSAVDGLLTGEENMLLMADLHHLTPREGRRVTAELLERFDLVATARKPAATYSGGMKRRLDIAMTLVGAPRVIFLDEPTTGLDPRSRHTMWGIVRELVAGGVTVLLTTQYLEEADQLADRIAVLNNGRIAAEGSAEELKRLVPGGHVRLRFTDPAAYRSAATALRETTPDDDALTLQLPSDGSQRELRSLLDWLDSAGIEADELTLHTPDLDDVFLALTAGDARLPDQPEESPR; encoded by the coding sequence ATGCCCTCATCTGTCATGCCCACATCCAGCCAAACCTCCGTCGCCGCCGACCCGCCTCTCGCCGTCCTGGCCGACGGCCTGCGCAAGTCGTACGGCGACAAGCTCGTCCTCGACGGGATCGATCTGCGGCTCCCGGCCGGTTCCGTGTTCGCCTTGCTCGGCCCGAACGGCGCCGGCAAGACCACCGTCGTGAAGATCCTCTCCACCCTCATCTCCCCCGATGGCGGGCAGGCCCGGGTGGCCGGCCACGACCTCGCCACCGCCCCGGGCGCGGTGCGCGCCACCATCGGCGTCACCGGACAGTTCTCCGCCGTCGACGGGCTGCTCACCGGCGAGGAGAACATGCTCCTCATGGCCGACCTGCACCACCTCACCCCGCGCGAGGGGCGACGGGTCACCGCCGAACTGCTGGAGCGATTCGACCTCGTAGCGACGGCGAGGAAGCCGGCCGCCACCTACTCCGGCGGCATGAAGCGCCGCCTGGACATCGCCATGACCCTGGTCGGCGCCCCGCGCGTCATCTTCCTCGACGAGCCGACCACCGGCCTCGACCCACGCTCCCGGCACACCATGTGGGGGATCGTCCGCGAGCTGGTCGCCGGGGGCGTCACCGTCCTGCTCACCACCCAGTACCTCGAAGAGGCGGACCAACTCGCGGACCGCATCGCGGTGTTGAACAACGGCAGGATCGCCGCCGAGGGCAGCGCCGAGGAGCTCAAACGGCTCGTCCCCGGCGGCCACGTCCGCCTCCGCTTCACCGACCCGGCCGCCTACCGGTCCGCCGCGACCGCCCTGCGCGAGACGACCCCCGACGACGACGCCCTCACCCTCCAACTCCCCAGCGACGGCAGCCAACGCGAACTGCGTTCCCTTCTCGACTGGCTGGACTCGGCCGGCATCGAGGCGGACGAGCTGACTCTGCACACCCCCGACCTCGACGACGTGTTCCTCGCCCTGACCGCTGGCGACGCCCGCCTTCCCGACCAGCCCGAGGAGAGCCCCCGATGA
- a CDS encoding ABC transporter permease produces MSSLPLAVRDSSTMLRRDLLHARRYPSMTLNLLLTPVMLLLLFVHIFGDVMTAGIGGGGADRADYIAYLVPGLLLMTVGSTTIGTAVSVSIDMTEGIVARFRTMAIHRGSVLIGHVVGSVLRSVMSVVLVGGVAVAIGFRSAHATALEWLAAFGLLVLFALALTWIAVGMGLISPNAEAASNNALPLILLPLLSSAFIPVDTMPGWFQPIAAYQPFTPAIETLRGLLLGSEIGNDGWLAVAWCLGLTVLGYLWSTAKFNSDPG; encoded by the coding sequence ATGAGTTCCCTCCCACTCGCCGTGCGCGACTCGTCCACCATGCTGCGCCGCGATCTGCTGCACGCGCGGCGCTACCCGTCCATGACGCTGAACCTGCTGCTCACCCCCGTCATGCTGCTGCTGCTCTTCGTCCACATCTTCGGAGACGTGATGACCGCGGGCATCGGCGGCGGCGGCGCGGACCGCGCCGACTACATCGCCTACCTCGTTCCAGGGCTGCTCCTGATGACCGTCGGCAGCACCACGATCGGGACCGCGGTCTCCGTCTCCATCGACATGACCGAGGGCATCGTCGCCCGCTTCCGCACCATGGCGATCCACCGTGGCTCGGTGCTCATCGGGCACGTGGTCGGCAGCGTCCTCCGATCGGTCATGAGCGTGGTTCTCGTGGGCGGCGTCGCCGTGGCGATCGGCTTCCGGTCCGCGCACGCCACCGCCCTGGAGTGGCTGGCCGCGTTCGGGCTGCTCGTCCTCTTCGCTCTGGCGCTCACCTGGATCGCCGTCGGCATGGGTCTGATCAGCCCGAACGCGGAGGCCGCCAGCAACAACGCGCTGCCGCTGATCCTGCTGCCGCTGCTCTCCAGCGCCTTCATCCCGGTCGACACGATGCCGGGCTGGTTCCAGCCGATCGCCGCCTACCAGCCGTTCACCCCCGCCATCGAGACCCTGCGCGGCCTGCTCCTCGGCAGCGAGATCGGGAACGACGGCTGGCTCGCTGTCGCTTGGTGCCTGGGACTGACGGTGCTCGGCTACCTCTGGTCCACCGCGAAGTTCAACAGCGACCCGGGATGA